In Oncorhynchus kisutch isolate 150728-3 linkage group LG5, Okis_V2, whole genome shotgun sequence, a genomic segment contains:
- the LOC109891257 gene encoding kelch repeat and BTB domain-containing protein 12-like, with translation MDLRAKHSLGLLDQLRKMRETEKLTDVVLVAEDISFPCHRVVLSAFSPYFRVMFTCGLRECSNREVFLRDTPADSLGLLLNYMYCSELPLNNANVQGVSVAAFLLQMDEVFNRCQSHMRENMDASNCLGVYYYARDLGAEELADHAQRYLRTHFVQVCMSEEILELEAHKLGALLSSDDLNVSREETILDVVLRWVRQDTQGDGVEYGRSRHLAELLRKVRLTLVAPDYLKEAMKRNMSLLADAECLEMMEEALEATGMHPAVAPRKLKLRYGMETTDLLLCIGNEGGGIRSRYGNYSERSFCYAPSTGRTYYITSPRYGDVLGVVCAGVVTEGNEIVVAGEAGVRKMARQTDRNVELFRYRVEAQGTWEHLSSAEYRDSYALGALGDTIYLLGGQMKLKNQYLITNCVERWSLQGGPWRSAAPLPMPLAYHSVVRLKDRLYVLGGRTPQSWRMDDEPDRLSNRLLEYDPETNKWTELGPMKHSKYRCSAVALNGEIYVMGGIGCDGVDRGQSRRCLDAVEIYNPDGDFWRDGPTMPSPQLSLRSNASNAGVVGGKLYVCGYNKGADCHEDIIKDILELDPWENRWTMVARHVLMHDAYDVCLVASLNPRELMSPPADLVTQ, from the exons ATGGATCTGAGAGCTAAACATAGTCTGGGTCTTCTGGACCAGCTGAGGaagatgagggagacagagaagctGACAGATGTGGTGCTGGTGGCTGAGGACATCAGCTTCCCCTGCCATCGCGTGGTCCTCTCAGCCTTCAGCCCTTACTTCCGGGTCATGTTCACCTGTGGCCTGCGGGAGTGCAGTAATAGGGAAGTATTTCTGCGTGACACCCCAGCCGATAGCCTGGGTCTATTGTTGAACTACATGTACTGTTCTGAGCTCCCACTCAACAACGCCAATGTACAGGGGGTGTCCGTTGCCGCCTTCCTTCTACAGATGGACGAGGTATTCAACCGCTGCCAGAGTCACATGAGGGAGAACATGGACGCTTCCAACTGCCTCGGGGTGTACTACTATGCCCGCGACCTTGGAGCCGAGGAGCTAGCCGACCATGCCCAGAGATACCTACGGACGCACTTCGTTCAGGTGTGTATGAGCGAGGAGATTCTAGAACTAGAGGCCCATAAACTGGGGGCGCTGCTGAGCTCCGACGACCTCAACGTGTCACGGGAGGAGACCATCCTGGATGTGGTGCTGCGCTGGGTCAGACAGGACACTCAAGGAGACGGGGTGGAGTACGGGCGGAGTAGACACCTGGCTGAGCTCTTGAGGAAGGTGCGCCTCACCCTGGTGGCCCCTGACTACCTGAAGGAGGCCATGAAGAGGAATATGTCCCTTCTGGCAGATGCAGAGTGTCTGGAGATGATGGAGGAGGCTCTGGAGGCCACTGGGATGCACCCTGCAGTTGCTCCCAGGAAACTGAAGCTCCGATATGGGATGGAGACCACAGATCTGCTACTCTGCATCGGCAACGAGGGCGGAGGGATCCGATCGCGGTATGGAAATTATTCAGAACGCAGCTTCTGCTATGCCCCCTCCACGGGCCGGACCTACTACATCACATCCCCGCGCTACGGAGATGTTCTGGGAGTCGTGTGTGCCGGGGTCGTCACCGAGGGCAATGAGATTGTGGTGGCTGGGGAAGCAGGGGTGAGGAAAATGGCCAGGCAAACAGACAGGAATGTGGAGCTATTCAG GTACAGGGTGGAGGCCCAGGGGACCTGGGAACACCTGAGCTCAGCTGAATACCGAGACTCATATGCACTGGGGGCGCTGGGTGATACTATTTACCTGCTGGGAGGCCAGATGAAGCTGAAGAACCAGTACCTCATCACCAACTGTGTGGAACGCTGGTCCCTGCAGGGTGGGCCCTGGCGTAGTGCCGCCCCGCTACCCATGCCACTGGCCTATCATAGCGTGGTGCGTCTGAAGGACCGTCTCTACGTGCTCGGGGGTCGAACTCCACAG TCCTGGCGGATGGATGACGAGCCAGACCGCTTGAGCAACCGTCTGTTGGAGTATGACCCTGAGACAAACAAGTGGACAGAGCTGGGTCCCATGAAGCACTCTAAGTACCGCTGTAGTGCTGTGGCGCTCAATGGGGAAATCTACGTGATGG GGGGCATCGGCTGTGATGGGGTAGATCGTGGGCAGTCCCGTCGTTGCCTTGATGCTGTGGAGATCTACAACCCCGATGGAGACTTCTGGAGAGATGGGCCCACTATGCCCTCTCCGCAGCTATCCCTACGCAGCAATGCCTCCAACGCCGGAGTGGTGGGGGGCAAGCTGTATGTGTGCGGATACAACAAGGGAGCCG ATTGTCATGAGGACATAATCAAGGACATCCTGGAACTAGACCCATGGGAGAACCGCTGGACCATGGTGGCCCGCCATGTTCTGATGCATGATGCCTACGACGTCTGCTTGGTGGCAAGCCTCAATCCCCGGGAGCTCATGTCTCCCCCGGCAGACCTAGTAACTCAGTGA